A stretch of the Thiocystis violascens DSM 198 genome encodes the following:
- a CDS encoding DUF1804 family protein → MKCAPEARKRARDAYVHERQTLLGAAQAAGISLGTANRWKKADSGTSKDWDKARAAASLSGDGLQAVAMAVLEDYLLQHQATLAALRDPATEIGPLQRAEVLSRLTDSFHKAMAAHAKLSPELSRLAIAMEVMQRMANFVRARYPQHTNAFLDILEPFGETLGDAYG, encoded by the coding sequence ATGAAATGCGCCCCCGAGGCCCGCAAGCGGGCGCGCGACGCCTATGTGCATGAGCGCCAGACCCTCCTGGGCGCCGCCCAGGCGGCCGGGATCAGCCTCGGCACCGCCAACCGCTGGAAGAAAGCCGACAGCGGCACCAGCAAGGATTGGGACAAGGCGCGCGCCGCCGCCTCGCTCAGCGGCGACGGCCTGCAAGCGGTCGCCATGGCGGTGCTGGAGGACTACCTGTTGCAACATCAGGCGACGCTGGCCGCGCTGCGCGATCCCGCCACCGAGATCGGCCCCTTGCAGCGTGCCGAGGTGTTGAGCCGGCTCACCGACTCCTTCCATAAGGCGATGGCCGCTCACGCCAAGCTCAGCCCCGAACTCTCGCGCCTGGCGATCGCCATGGAGGTGATGCAGCGCATGGCCAACTTCGTGCGCGCGCGCTATCCCCAGCACACCAACGCCTTTCTCGACATCCTGGAGCCCTTCGGCGAAACCTTGGGAGACGCCTATGGATAG
- the terL gene encoding phage terminase large subunit: MTKLSARQFQRDLGDFAAELRRKIEAECDGFVLDPAASVARRARAHADFGFFCATYFPHYLKHAPSSLHQYLFARLPALVNDPRSQTDAIAAPRGEAKSTLVSLLFVLWCDLTARKHYIVLVMDAFEQAAVQLESVKAEYEYNPRLSADFPAGVGRGRVWQNGVIVTPRGCKIEVFGSGKRIRGRRHGPHRPDLVIGDDLENDENVRSPEQRDKLQSWLTKSVMKLGGAGVKLDVLIVGTILHYDSVLARLLENPLWRGRRFKALLRWPDRMDLWDRWEIVYRQEGDAAAQRFYDQNATAMQTGAEVSWPAGRPLYDLMILRARDGHASFDSELQNDPINAESALFGTVTFWVDRRDDWLFYGACDPSLGKTGASRDPSAILIGGYCRATGILDVVEASIRKRLPDRIIEDIIALHREYRCLVWGIESVQFQEFLRTELIKRSAQAGCPVPARAILPHADKLLRIESLQPHVVNGLIRFHPSQTTLLEQLRHFPAADHDDGPDALHMLWTLALSSGAGIAAQATGQRRFGVSAERDARDQPLTQTGWGTVAGWFGDLLDRR, translated from the coding sequence ATGACCAAGCTCAGCGCCCGCCAGTTTCAACGCGACCTCGGCGACTTCGCCGCCGAGCTGCGCCGCAAGATCGAAGCCGAGTGCGACGGCTTCGTCCTCGACCCCGCCGCCAGCGTCGCGCGCCGCGCGCGCGCGCACGCGGACTTCGGGTTTTTCTGCGCGACCTACTTCCCGCACTATCTCAAGCACGCCCCGTCCAGCCTGCACCAATATCTGTTCGCCCGGCTGCCGGCGCTGGTCAACGATCCGCGCTCCCAGACCGACGCCATCGCCGCCCCGCGCGGCGAGGCCAAATCGACCCTGGTTAGCCTGCTGTTCGTGCTCTGGTGCGACCTGACCGCGCGCAAGCACTACATCGTGCTGGTGATGGACGCCTTCGAGCAGGCCGCCGTGCAGCTCGAATCCGTCAAAGCGGAATACGAATATAACCCGCGCCTGTCCGCCGATTTCCCCGCCGGCGTGGGGCGCGGGCGGGTGTGGCAGAACGGCGTCATCGTCACCCCGCGCGGCTGCAAGATCGAGGTCTTCGGCTCCGGCAAGCGCATTCGCGGGCGTCGCCATGGCCCCCACCGCCCGGATCTGGTGATCGGCGACGATCTGGAAAACGACGAGAACGTGCGCAGCCCCGAGCAGCGCGACAAGCTCCAGTCGTGGCTGACCAAATCGGTCATGAAGCTCGGCGGCGCCGGGGTCAAGCTGGACGTGCTCATCGTCGGCACCATCCTGCACTACGACTCGGTGCTCGCGCGCCTGCTGGAAAACCCGCTGTGGCGCGGGCGGCGCTTCAAGGCGCTGCTGCGCTGGCCCGACCGCATGGATCTGTGGGACCGCTGGGAGATCGTCTACCGTCAGGAGGGAGACGCGGCCGCCCAGCGGTTTTATGACCAGAACGCGACCGCCATGCAGACCGGCGCCGAGGTGAGCTGGCCGGCCGGGCGTCCGCTGTATGACCTGATGATCCTGCGCGCGCGCGACGGCCACGCCAGTTTCGACAGCGAGTTACAGAACGATCCGATTAACGCCGAGAGCGCGTTATTTGGCACCGTCACCTTTTGGGTCGACCGCCGCGACGACTGGCTGTTCTATGGCGCCTGCGACCCCTCGCTCGGCAAGACCGGCGCCTCGCGCGACCCCAGCGCCATCCTCATCGGCGGGTACTGTCGCGCGACCGGCATCCTCGACGTGGTCGAGGCCAGCATCCGCAAGCGCCTGCCGGACCGCATCATCGAAGACATCATCGCCCTGCACCGCGAGTATCGCTGTCTGGTGTGGGGCATCGAGTCGGTGCAGTTCCAGGAGTTCCTGCGCACCGAGCTGATCAAGCGCAGCGCCCAAGCCGGCTGTCCGGTCCCCGCGCGCGCCATCCTGCCGCATGCCGACAAATTGCTGCGGATCGAAAGTCTGCAACCGCATGTCGTCAACGGCCTGATCCGCTTCCATCCCAGCCAGACCACGCTCCTGGAGCAGTTGCGCCATTTCCCCGCCGCCGATCACGACGACGGCCCCGACGCGCTGCACATGCTCTGGACGCTGGCCCTGTCCTCCGGGGCGGGCATCGCCGCGCAAGCGACCGGACAGCGCCGTTTCGGGGTGTCCGCCGAACGCGACGCGCGCGACCAGCCGCTCACCCAGACCGGCTGGGGCACCGTCGCCGGTTGGTTCGGCGATCTGCTCGATCGCCGATGA
- a CDS encoding DUF935 domain-containing protein, giving the protein MLTHLKRLIGFAEPKRPEAREIASTLDGRDITRGYVDPLMLLLPQDDILVERGANAPGFYRQILSDAQVGATLQQRRLALLRTEWQVIPGGETRVDRQAAALIEETLERIRWDAVCAGMHYGVFYGHAVAECLWAREGSRIVLDAVRVRDRARFGFDGAQRLRLRTASQSNGELLPERKFWNFRTGADHDDEPYGLGLAHWLYWPVLFKRANIKFWLIAAEKFGSPTAMGVFPPNATAQERQQLLATLRAIQTDAGVILPEGMTIELLEAKRAGGTDYPALCAYMDAAIAKLVLGQVMTSEAVGGQYKAEVQDQVKDDLVKADADLICDSFNRSVVRWLVDWNHPGAAYPKVWRQVDDADNIPPEALNAFAMGIDRLAALMPIPASHIYRVTKIPAPAGDEPVLQSIAATSATSATSGAVPEATETPDAPDEATPTDFAEPGRADAQDLIDTEGDRDPGWDAAMTALLKPLFDALADGLTPEEILGKMDEWYPAMNDDQLTALLTQALAAADTIGRLEARDD; this is encoded by the coding sequence ATGCTGACCCACCTGAAACGCCTGATCGGCTTCGCCGAGCCCAAGCGCCCCGAGGCGCGCGAGATCGCCTCCACCCTCGACGGGCGCGACATCACCCGCGGCTACGTCGACCCCCTGATGCTGCTGCTGCCCCAGGACGACATCCTGGTCGAGCGCGGCGCCAATGCCCCCGGCTTCTACCGCCAGATCCTCAGCGACGCCCAGGTCGGCGCGACCCTGCAACAACGCCGCCTCGCCCTGCTGCGCACCGAGTGGCAGGTCATCCCCGGCGGCGAGACGCGCGTCGACCGCCAGGCCGCCGCCCTGATCGAGGAGACCCTGGAGCGCATCCGCTGGGATGCCGTCTGCGCGGGCATGCACTACGGCGTCTTTTACGGCCACGCGGTGGCCGAATGTCTGTGGGCGCGCGAGGGCAGTCGCATCGTGCTCGACGCCGTGCGCGTGCGCGACCGCGCCCGCTTCGGCTTCGACGGTGCCCAGCGCTTGCGCCTGCGCACCGCCAGCCAGTCCAACGGCGAACTGTTGCCCGAGCGCAAATTCTGGAACTTCCGCACCGGCGCCGATCACGACGACGAACCCTACGGTCTGGGGCTGGCCCACTGGCTCTACTGGCCGGTGCTGTTCAAGCGCGCCAACATCAAATTCTGGTTGATCGCCGCCGAGAAATTCGGCAGCCCCACCGCCATGGGCGTCTTCCCGCCCAACGCCACCGCCCAGGAGCGCCAGCAGTTGCTGGCCACCCTGCGCGCCATCCAGACCGACGCCGGGGTGATTCTCCCCGAGGGCATGACCATCGAGCTGCTGGAGGCCAAGCGCGCCGGCGGCACCGACTATCCGGCGCTGTGCGCCTACATGGACGCCGCCATCGCCAAGCTGGTGCTGGGGCAGGTGATGACCAGCGAGGCGGTCGGCGGGCAGTACAAAGCGGAGGTCCAGGACCAGGTCAAGGACGACCTGGTCAAGGCCGATGCCGATCTGATCTGCGACTCGTTCAACCGGAGCGTCGTGCGCTGGCTGGTCGATTGGAACCATCCCGGCGCGGCCTATCCCAAGGTCTGGCGTCAGGTGGACGACGCCGACAACATCCCGCCCGAGGCGCTGAACGCCTTTGCCATGGGGATCGACCGGCTCGCCGCCCTCATGCCGATCCCCGCGTCGCATATCTACCGGGTCACCAAGATCCCAGCGCCGGCGGGCGACGAGCCGGTGTTGCAGTCCATTGCCGCCACGTCCGCCACGTCCGCCACGTCGGGCGCCGTCCCCGAAGCCACCGAGACCCCCGACGCGCCCGACGAAGCGACGCCGACCGATTTCGCCGAGCCCGGCCGCGCCGACGCCCAGGATCTGATCGACACCGAGGGCGACCGCGACCCCGGCTGGGACGCGGCCATGACCGCGTTACTCAAGCCCCTGTTTGACGCCCTGGCCGACGGCTTAACGCCCGAGGAGATCCTCGGGAAAATGGATGAATGGTATCCGGCGATGAACGATGACCAGCTCACGGCCCTGCTGACCCAGGCACTGGCCGCCGCCGACACCATCGGACGCCTGGAGGCCCGCGATGACTGA
- the nrdD gene encoding anaerobic ribonucleoside-triphosphate reductase yields the protein MPDSERQPCEVWTRVMGYHRPVSAFNRGKRAEYDERRLFLEPH from the coding sequence CTGCCGGACAGCGAGCGCCAGCCCTGCGAGGTGTGGACCCGTGTCATGGGCTATCACCGCCCAGTGTCGGCCTTCAATCGCGGCAAGCGCGCCGAGTACGACGAGCGCCGGCTGTTTTTGGAGCCGCATTAA
- a CDS encoding phage minor head protein — MDASLRTLFQLPPEQAIRYLEAKGYSLTWNWWEMQREQHARAFTVAKLAKLDILQDIRGAVETALKEGKTERWFRKELEDTLRKKGWWGKQVDVDPVTGEAQLYQAGSRRRLQTIYRTNLQTAYMAGRQKQFDAEKARAPFVQYLAVMDSRTRPAHAALHGRVFRLDDPAWDTISPPNGFNCRCRARNLSQRELDARGLKVETDARVEERTPPGRPPVDPRTGETPADWRQRGVSIPDPLSPGDRKYLWADMGWDYNPGRSAPWGDIDLWSRVRATLPTELAAQALREHALHPSRLAAFDDWVEAVFRQDGARGLEWVIGYLAQADVDYLAGKGVQIANGAVVLDDGRLVGPKAKRHERSGDALTPDEWKQVPRQLAEPEAVLYDKENGTLLYVLPSPDGRAAKIVVEASRIEKKKPAHESVRTAFKVTRGALQAGIDGRMYDVVRGALK, encoded by the coding sequence ATGGACGCATCCCTTCGCACGCTCTTCCAGCTTCCCCCAGAGCAGGCCATCCGCTACCTGGAGGCCAAGGGCTATTCGCTCACCTGGAACTGGTGGGAAATGCAGCGCGAGCAGCACGCCCGCGCCTTCACCGTCGCCAAGCTGGCCAAGCTGGATATCCTGCAAGACATCCGCGGCGCCGTCGAGACGGCCCTGAAAGAGGGCAAAACCGAGCGCTGGTTCCGGAAGGAGTTGGAAGACACCCTGCGCAAAAAAGGCTGGTGGGGCAAACAGGTCGATGTCGACCCCGTGACCGGCGAGGCCCAGCTCTACCAGGCCGGCAGCCGGCGCCGACTCCAGACCATCTACCGCACCAATTTGCAGACGGCCTATATGGCGGGACGCCAGAAGCAGTTCGACGCCGAGAAAGCCCGCGCGCCCTTCGTCCAATATCTCGCCGTGATGGACAGCCGCACCCGTCCCGCCCATGCCGCGCTGCATGGGCGCGTGTTTCGGCTGGACGATCCGGCGTGGGACACGATCAGCCCGCCCAACGGCTTCAACTGTCGCTGTCGTGCCCGCAACCTCAGCCAGCGCGAACTCGACGCGCGCGGGCTCAAGGTCGAGACCGACGCCCGCGTCGAAGAACGCACCCCGCCCGGGCGCCCTCCGGTCGACCCGCGCACGGGCGAAACCCCCGCCGACTGGCGCCAGCGTGGCGTCTCCATCCCCGACCCGCTCAGTCCCGGCGACCGGAAATACCTGTGGGCGGACATGGGGTGGGATTACAACCCTGGACGCTCTGCGCCATGGGGCGACATCGATCTCTGGAGTCGCGTGCGCGCGACTCTGCCGACGGAGCTTGCCGCGCAAGCCTTGCGCGAGCACGCCTTGCATCCGTCGCGCTTGGCCGCCTTCGACGACTGGGTCGAGGCCGTCTTCCGGCAGGATGGCGCGCGCGGGCTGGAGTGGGTCATCGGCTATCTGGCCCAGGCGGATGTCGATTATCTCGCCGGCAAAGGCGTCCAGATCGCCAATGGCGCGGTCGTGCTGGACGATGGGCGGCTTGTCGGCCCCAAGGCCAAGCGGCATGAGCGTTCCGGTGACGCGCTGACGCCCGACGAGTGGAAGCAGGTGCCGCGCCAGTTGGCCGAGCCAGAGGCCGTGCTCTACGACAAAGAGAACGGCACGCTGCTGTATGTCCTGCCGAGCCCGGACGGGCGCGCGGCCAAGATCGTGGTCGAGGCGAGCCGGATCGAGAAGAAAAAGCCCGCGCACGAATCGGTGCGCACGGCCTTCAAGGTCACGCGCGGCGCGCTCCAGGCGGGGATTGACGGACGGATGTATGACGTTGTTCGCGGGGCGCTGAAGTGA
- a CDS encoding phage virion morphogenesis protein, with the protein MTEFSVRIDDRALRATLERLLDRVRNASPAMEDIARALRNHAEDAFQNERSPFGPRWADLQPATQAAKVDRQGTPTRRGAHPILQVSGQLAVSLSSAAGPDWALVGAGKVGMAKEYAATHQFGRGATPARPFLPVDAAGTLPAPVREELLAILSDYLREA; encoded by the coding sequence ATGACTGAGTTCAGCGTCCGGATCGACGACCGCGCCCTGCGCGCGACCCTGGAGCGACTGCTCGACCGGGTGCGCAATGCCTCGCCCGCGATGGAGGATATTGCGCGGGCGCTGCGCAACCATGCCGAGGATGCCTTTCAGAACGAGCGCTCGCCCTTCGGTCCCCGCTGGGCCGATCTCCAGCCCGCGACCCAGGCGGCCAAGGTCGACCGGCAGGGCACCCCCACCCGCCGCGGCGCGCATCCCATTCTTCAGGTCTCCGGCCAGCTTGCCGTCAGCCTGTCCAGCGCCGCCGGTCCCGACTGGGCGTTAGTTGGCGCCGGCAAGGTCGGCATGGCGAAGGAGTATGCCGCCACCCACCAATTCGGTCGCGGCGCGACCCCCGCGCGGCCCTTCCTCCCCGTCGACGCCGCCGGCACCCTGCCCGCGCCCGTGCGCGAGGAGCTACTGGCGATCCTCAGCGACTATCTGCGCGAGGCGTAG